A part of Geothrix oryzae genomic DNA contains:
- the ettA gene encoding energy-dependent translational throttle protein EttA has protein sequence MAKTATRTPSDQPEIIYSMMRVSKIYNNKPVIKDISLSYFYGAKIGVLGLNGSGKSTVLRIMAGVDHDFNGEAVLSKGYTTGILDQEPQLDPAKTVREIVEEGAAEKVGWLKDYNAISDQFADPDADMDVLLAKQAELQDKIDAHDCWDLDSRLEQAMDALRCPDPDTKIAVLSGGERRRVALCRLLLQEPDILLLDEPTNHLDAETVAWLEKHLQDYKGTVIAVTHDRYFLDHVAEWILELDRGEGIPWKGNYSSWLEQKQGRLAREEKSDQKRQKTLERELEWIRMSPKGQHAKSKDRIANYERLAGEEGRQKEQELEIYIPSGPRLGDLVAELNGVSKAYGDRVLFENLSFAIPRAGILGVIGPNGAGKSTLLRLLTGQETPDAGTIRIGETVRMAYVDQLRANLNPDKNVFEAVSGGYEQIELGGKLINARAWLSRFGFSGDSQQKKISELSGGQQNRLNLALTLKSESNLLFFDEPTNDLDVNTMRALEEAIESFAGSAVLVSHDRWFLDRLATHILAFEGDSQVQFFDGNYSQYEEYRKDVLGLKPFDPHRIKYRKLTR, from the coding sequence ATGGCCAAAACCGCGACCAGGACTCCATCCGATCAGCCCGAGATCATCTATTCGATGATGCGGGTCAGCAAGATCTACAACAACAAGCCGGTCATCAAGGACATCTCCCTCAGCTACTTCTATGGCGCCAAGATCGGTGTCCTGGGCCTCAACGGCTCCGGCAAGAGCACCGTGCTGCGCATCATGGCGGGCGTGGACCACGACTTCAACGGCGAAGCCGTGCTCAGCAAGGGCTACACCACGGGCATCCTGGACCAGGAACCCCAGCTCGATCCCGCCAAGACCGTGCGGGAGATCGTGGAGGAGGGGGCCGCCGAGAAGGTGGGCTGGCTCAAGGACTACAACGCCATCAGCGACCAGTTCGCCGATCCCGACGCGGACATGGATGTGCTGCTGGCGAAGCAGGCTGAGCTGCAGGACAAGATCGACGCCCACGACTGCTGGGACCTGGATTCGCGCCTCGAGCAGGCCATGGACGCCCTGCGCTGTCCCGACCCCGACACCAAGATCGCCGTGCTGTCCGGCGGCGAGCGCCGCCGCGTGGCGCTCTGCCGCCTGCTGCTCCAGGAACCGGACATCCTGCTGCTGGACGAGCCCACCAACCACCTGGATGCCGAGACCGTGGCCTGGCTGGAGAAGCACCTGCAGGACTACAAGGGCACAGTCATCGCCGTCACCCACGACCGCTACTTCCTGGATCATGTGGCCGAGTGGATCCTCGAGCTGGACCGGGGCGAGGGCATCCCCTGGAAGGGCAACTACTCCAGCTGGCTGGAGCAGAAGCAGGGCCGCCTGGCCCGCGAGGAGAAGTCGGACCAGAAGCGCCAGAAGACCCTCGAGCGCGAGCTGGAGTGGATCCGCATGTCGCCCAAGGGCCAGCACGCCAAGAGCAAGGACCGCATCGCCAACTACGAGCGGCTGGCGGGCGAGGAGGGCCGCCAGAAGGAGCAGGAGCTGGAGATCTACATTCCCAGCGGCCCCCGGCTGGGCGATCTCGTGGCCGAGCTGAACGGCGTCTCCAAGGCCTACGGCGACCGCGTGCTCTTCGAGAACCTCAGCTTCGCCATTCCCCGCGCCGGGATCCTCGGCGTCATCGGTCCCAACGGCGCCGGCAAGTCCACGCTCCTGCGCCTGCTCACGGGCCAGGAGACGCCCGATGCCGGCACCATCCGGATCGGGGAGACCGTCCGCATGGCCTATGTGGATCAGCTGCGCGCCAACCTCAACCCCGACAAGAATGTGTTCGAAGCGGTCTCCGGCGGCTACGAGCAGATCGAGCTGGGCGGCAAGCTCATCAACGCCCGGGCCTGGTTGAGCCGCTTCGGGTTCTCCGGCGATTCCCAGCAGAAGAAGATTTCCGAGCTGAGCGGCGGGCAGCAGAACCGCCTGAACCTGGCGCTCACCCTGAAGAGCGAATCCAACCTGCTCTTCTTCGACGAGCCCACCAATGATCTGGATGTGAACACCATGCGCGCCCTGGAGGAGGCCATCGAATCCTTCGCCGGCAGCGCCGTCCTGGTGAGCCACGACCGCTGGTTCCTGGATCGCCTGGCCACGCACATCCTGGCCTTCGAGGGTGATTCGCAGGTGCAGTTCTTCGATGGGAACTACAGCCAATACGAGGAATATCGCAAGGATGTCCTGGGTCTGAAGCCCTTCGATCCCCACCGCATCAAGTACCGCAAGCTGACGCGATGA
- the ppdK gene encoding pyruvate, phosphate dikinase has protein sequence MSKGVYTFGGNRNEGGASMRNLLGGKGCNLAEMAGLGIPVPPGFTLTTEQCGAYYTNGRQLSEGLKAEVLEALKWLEGVRGCGFGAAENPLLLSVRSGARVSMPGMMDTVLNLGLNDRTVAALERASGNARFAWDSYRRFITMYSNVVLGVEHSLFEAELERAKERSGKHQDTDLDADDWKGLVSAFKEIVLEETGQPFPQEPMDQLWGAIRAVFESWNTARAITYRRLHRIPDDWGTGVNVQSMVFGNMGDDCGTGVAFTRDPATGERLFYGEYLINAQGEDVVAGIRTPQPITRSQAEGTGLKSLEEAMPASFTELDATCQRLEHHFKDMQDIEFTIERGKLYLLQTRNGKRTAMASIRIAIDLVDEGLIDSRTALKRIDADSLSQLLAPVFDPKEKDRLRKEGQLLTKGLNAGPGAATGRIALTAEQAETMAQEGPVVLVRVETSPEDISGMVASQGILTARGGMTSHAAVVARGMGKPCVCGASALQIDLVRGVVLVGGHELKAGQDWISMDGSTGEVFAGKLSAHPSEVNQVLVDNRLKAEDSPLYQRFAKIMAWSHEAKRMKVRTNADTPHDAAVARAFGAEGIGLCRTEHMFFEGDRILAVREMILASDVEGRKKALVKLLPMQREDFEGLFTAMNGLPVNIRLLDPPLHEFLPQDEPGQKEMAEVLGVDLGTVERRVTQLHEFNPMMGHRGCRLGITFPEIIRMQVRAIAEAALNVTAQGIKALPEIMVPLIGTVRELAYTKAEMLDEIAQVNQERGSQFACPIGTMIEIPRAAITSDKIAQEAEFFSFGTNDLTQMGFGFSRDDAGTFLPEYVGKKILEDDPFQSLDQEGIGELVRISCEKGRAARPGIKLGVCGEHGGDPRSVAFFHRVGLDYVSCSPYRVPIATLAAAQAALD, from the coding sequence ATGAGTAAAGGTGTTTACACCTTTGGGGGGAACCGCAACGAGGGGGGCGCATCCATGCGCAACCTGCTCGGAGGCAAGGGGTGCAACCTGGCTGAAATGGCCGGGCTGGGCATTCCGGTGCCTCCGGGATTCACGCTCACGACCGAGCAGTGCGGCGCCTACTACACGAACGGCCGGCAGCTCAGTGAGGGGCTCAAGGCCGAAGTGCTCGAGGCCCTGAAGTGGCTGGAGGGCGTGCGTGGATGCGGCTTCGGGGCCGCCGAGAACCCTCTGCTCCTCTCCGTGCGCTCCGGCGCCCGCGTCTCGATGCCGGGCATGATGGATACGGTTCTCAATCTCGGCCTGAACGACCGCACGGTCGCCGCCTTGGAGCGGGCCAGCGGCAATGCCCGCTTCGCCTGGGATTCCTACCGCCGCTTCATCACCATGTACAGCAATGTGGTGCTGGGCGTCGAGCACTCGCTCTTTGAGGCGGAACTGGAGCGCGCCAAGGAGCGCTCGGGCAAGCACCAGGACACGGACCTCGATGCCGACGATTGGAAGGGCCTGGTGTCGGCCTTCAAGGAGATCGTGCTGGAGGAGACCGGCCAGCCCTTCCCGCAGGAGCCCATGGACCAGCTCTGGGGCGCCATCCGCGCCGTCTTCGAGAGCTGGAACACGGCACGGGCCATCACCTACCGGCGCCTTCACCGCATCCCGGATGACTGGGGCACGGGCGTCAATGTGCAGAGCATGGTCTTCGGCAACATGGGTGACGACTGCGGCACCGGCGTGGCCTTCACGCGGGATCCTGCCACGGGCGAGCGGCTCTTCTACGGCGAGTACCTCATCAACGCGCAGGGCGAGGATGTGGTGGCCGGCATCCGCACGCCCCAGCCCATCACGCGGTCGCAGGCCGAAGGTACGGGCCTGAAGAGCCTCGAGGAGGCGATGCCCGCCTCCTTCACGGAGCTGGACGCCACCTGCCAGCGCTTGGAACACCACTTCAAGGACATGCAGGACATTGAGTTCACCATTGAGCGCGGGAAGCTGTACCTGCTTCAGACGCGCAATGGCAAGCGCACGGCCATGGCCAGCATCCGCATCGCCATCGATCTGGTGGACGAGGGCCTCATCGACAGCCGCACCGCGCTCAAGCGCATCGATGCCGACAGCCTCTCCCAGCTGCTGGCGCCGGTCTTCGATCCCAAAGAGAAGGACCGCCTCCGGAAGGAAGGCCAGCTGCTGACGAAGGGCCTCAATGCCGGGCCGGGGGCGGCCACGGGTCGCATCGCCCTCACGGCCGAGCAGGCCGAGACGATGGCCCAGGAGGGCCCCGTGGTGCTCGTGCGCGTGGAGACGAGCCCCGAGGACATCTCGGGCATGGTGGCCTCCCAGGGCATTCTCACGGCCCGGGGCGGGATGACGAGCCATGCGGCCGTGGTGGCCCGAGGCATGGGCAAGCCCTGCGTCTGTGGCGCCTCGGCGCTTCAGATCGACCTGGTCCGCGGCGTGGTGCTGGTGGGCGGGCACGAGCTGAAGGCCGGCCAGGACTGGATCTCCATGGATGGATCCACCGGTGAGGTCTTCGCCGGCAAGCTCAGCGCCCATCCCTCCGAGGTCAACCAGGTGCTGGTCGACAACCGGCTCAAGGCCGAAGACAGCCCGCTCTACCAACGCTTCGCCAAGATCATGGCCTGGAGCCACGAGGCCAAGCGCATGAAGGTGCGCACCAACGCCGACACGCCGCACGACGCGGCCGTGGCCCGCGCTTTCGGTGCGGAGGGTATCGGGCTCTGCCGCACGGAGCACATGTTCTTCGAAGGGGATCGCATCCTCGCGGTGCGCGAGATGATCCTGGCCAGCGATGTGGAGGGCCGCAAGAAGGCCCTGGTGAAGCTGCTGCCCATGCAGCGCGAGGACTTCGAGGGCCTCTTCACGGCCATGAACGGCCTGCCCGTGAACATCCGCCTGCTGGATCCCCCCCTGCACGAGTTCCTGCCCCAGGACGAGCCGGGCCAGAAAGAGATGGCCGAAGTGCTGGGCGTGGACCTCGGCACCGTGGAACGCCGCGTGACGCAGCTCCACGAGTTCAATCCCATGATGGGCCATCGCGGCTGCCGTCTCGGCATCACCTTCCCGGAGATCATCCGGATGCAGGTCCGGGCCATCGCCGAAGCCGCCCTGAATGTGACGGCCCAAGGCATCAAGGCCCTGCCGGAGATCATGGTGCCCCTCATCGGCACCGTGCGCGAGCTGGCCTACACCAAGGCCGAGATGCTCGACGAGATCGCCCAGGTGAACCAGGAGCGCGGCAGCCAGTTCGCGTGCCCCATCGGCACCATGATCGAGATTCCCCGCGCCGCCATCACTTCGGACAAGATCGCCCAGGAGGCCGAGTTCTTCAGCTTCGGCACCAATGACCTCACCCAGATGGGCTTCGGCTTCAGCCGCGACGACGCCGGCACCTTCCTGCCGGAATATGTGGGGAAGAAGATCCTGGAAGACGATCCCTTCCAGAGCCTGGATCAGGAGGGCATCGGCGAGCTGGTCCGGATCTCCTGCGAGAAGGGTCGCGCCGCGCGTCCCGGGATCAAGCTGGGCGTCTGTGGCGAGCACGGCGGCGATCCCCGCAGCGTGGCCTTCTTCCACCGCGTGGGGCTGGATTATGTGAGCTGCAGCCCCTACCGCGTGCCCATCGCCACCCTGGCTGCCGCCCAGGCCGCCCTGGATTAG
- a CDS encoding DUF6982 domain-containing protein encodes MNQVVARFLDGSTLKGQTSDFLPTKNLFHILLAGTGNGAKPQEVKVPDLKAVYFVRRLEGDPDHHKTNDFPPFAPTPGRKVQVTFKDGEVLVGTTQGYQPDRPGFFLLPADPRSNNERCFIVTTATQSVAFL; translated from the coding sequence ATGAACCAAGTGGTGGCGCGATTCCTGGATGGAAGCACCCTGAAAGGCCAGACCAGCGATTTCCTGCCGACCAAGAACCTCTTCCACATTCTGCTTGCCGGAACCGGCAACGGCGCGAAACCCCAGGAAGTGAAGGTCCCCGACCTCAAGGCGGTGTATTTCGTCCGGCGTCTGGAGGGGGATCCAGACCACCACAAGACCAACGACTTCCCCCCCTTCGCGCCGACGCCGGGGCGGAAGGTCCAGGTCACCTTCAAGGATGGGGAAGTGCTGGTGGGCACCACCCAGGGCTATCAGCCGGACCGGCCGGGGTTCTTCCTGCTCCCGGCCGATCCGCGATCCAACAACGAGCGGTGCTTCATCGTGACCACGGCCACGCAGTCCGTGGCGTTCCTGTAG